The proteins below are encoded in one region of Equus przewalskii isolate Varuska chromosome 1, EquPr2, whole genome shotgun sequence:
- the LZTS2 gene encoding leucine zipper putative tumor suppressor 2 isoform X1, with product MAIVQTLPLPLEPAPEAATAPQAPAMGSVSSLISGRPCPGGPAPPRHHGPPGPTFFRQQDGLLRGGYEAQEPLCPAVPPRKAVPGTSFTYINEDFRTESPPSPSSDIEDAREQRARNAHLRGPPPKLIPVSGKLEKNMEKILIRPTAFKPVLPKPRGAPSLPSFLGPRAAGLSGSQGSLTQLFGGPASSSSSSSSSAADKPLALSGWASGCPSGTLSDSGRNSLSSLPTYSTGGAEPATNSPGSHLPSHGPGRGALPGPARGAPTGPSHSDSGRSSSSKSTGSLGGRVAGGLLGSGPRGSPDSSSCGERSPPPPPPPPPPSDEALLHCVLEGKLRDREAELQQLRDSLDESEVTVCQGYEDRQRHWQREREALREDGTAQAQRAQRAQQLLQLQVFQLQQEKRQLQDDFAQLLQEREQLERRCATFEREQRELGPRLEETKWEVCQKSGEISLLKQQLKESQAELVQKGSELVALRVALREARAALRVSEGRARGLQEAARARELELEACSQELQRHRQEAERLREKAGQLDTEAAGLREPPVPPAMADPFLLAESDEAKAQRAAAGVGGSLRAQVERLRAELQRERRRGEEQRDSFEGERLAWQAEKEQVIRYQKQLQHNYIQMYRRNRQLEQELQQLSLELEARELADLGLAEPAPCICLEEITATEI from the exons ATGGCCATTGTGCAGACTCTGCCACTGCCACTGGAGCCTGCTCCTGAGGCTGCCACGGCCCCACAAGCTCCAGCCATGGGCAGCGTGAGCAGCCTCATCTCAGGCCGGCCCTGCCCTGGAGGGCCAGCTCCTCCCCGCCACCATGGCCCCCCTGGGCCCACCTTCTTCCGCCAGCAGGATGGGCTGCTGCGGGGTGGCTACGAGGCACAGGAGCCACTGTGCCCAGCTGTGCCCCCCAGGAAGGCTGTCCCTGGCACCAGCTTTACCTACATCAACGAGGACTTCCGGACAGAGTCACCCCCCAGCCCAAGCAGTGACATTGAGGATGCCCGAGAGCAGCGGGCACGCAATGCCCATCTCCGCGGACCCCCACCGAAGCTCATCCCTGTCTCCGGGAAGCTGGAGAAG AACATGGAGAAAATCCTGATTCGCCCAACAGCCTTCAAGCCAGTACTGCCCAAGCCTCGAGGGGCACCGTCCCTACCTAGCTTCCTGGGTCCTCGGGCCGCCGGACTGTCTGGGAGCCAGGGAAGCCTAACACAGCTGTTTGGgggccctgcctcctcttcctcttcctcctcctcctcggctgCCGACAAACCCCTGGCACTGAGTGGCTGGGCCAGTGGCTGCCCATCGGGGACGCTGTCTGACTCTGGCCGAAACTCATTGTCCAGCCTGCCCACTTACAGCACCGGGGGTGCTGAGCCGGCCACCAACTCCCCAGGCAGCCACCTGCCCTCCCACGGCCCTGGGCGGGGGGCACTGCCTGGGCCAGCCCGAGGGGCCCCTACTGGGCCCTCCCACTCGGACAGTGGCCGCTCTTCCTCTAGCAAGAGCACAGGCTCCCTGGGGGGCCGTGTGGCTGGGGGGCTCTTGGGCAGCGGTCCCCGGGGCTCCCCTGACAGTAGCTCCTGTGGGGagcgctccccacccccaccgccgcCCCCACCACCCCCTTCGGACGAGGCCCTGCTGCACTGTGTCCTGGAAGGAAAGCTCCGTGACCGTGAGGCAGAGCTGCAGCAGCTGCGGGACAGTCTGGACGAGAGTGAGGTGACCGTGTGTCAG GGCTACGAGGACCGGCAGCGGCACTGGCAGAGAGAGCGCGAGGCCCTGCGCGAGGACGGCACGGCCCAGGCACAGCGAGCACAGCGGGCccagcagctgctgcagctgcaggTGTTCCAGCTGCAGCAGGAGAAGCGGCAGCTGCAGGATGACTTTGCGCAGCTGCTGCAGGAACGAGAGCAGCTGGAGCGGCGCTGCGCCACCTTTGAGCGGGAGCAGCGGGAGCTCGGGCCACGGCTGGAGGAGACCAAGTGGGAG gtgTGCCAGAAGTCAGGCGAGATCTCCCTGCTGAAGCAGCAACTGAAGGAGtctcaggcagagctggtgcagaAGGGCAGTGAGCTGGTGGCCCTGCGGGTGGCGCTGCGGGAGGCCCGGGCGGCACTGCGGGTCAGTGAGGGCCGGGCACGGGGCCTCCAGGAGGCAGCCCGAGCtcgggagctggagctggaggcctGTTCCCAGGAGCTACAACGGCACCGCCAGGAGGCTGAGCGGCTACGGGAGAAAGCTGGGCAGTTGGACACCGAGGCGGCCGGCCTCCGGGAACCCCCTGTGCCACCTGCCATGGCTGACCCATTCCTCCTGGCTGAGAGCGATGAGGCCAAGGCGCAGAGGGCAGCagccggggtggggggcagcctgCGGGCCCAGGTGGAACGGCTGCGGGCAGAGCTACAGCGGGAGCGGCGGCGGGGCGAGGAGCAGCGGGACAGCTTCGAGGGGGAGCGGCTGGCCTggcaggcagagaaggagcaggTGATCCGCTACCAGAAGCAGCTGCAGCACAACTATATCCAGATGTACCGGCGAAACCGGCAGCTGGAGCAGGAGCTGCAGCAGCTCAGCCTGGAGCTGGAGGCCCGGGAGCTCGCTGACCTGGGCCTGGCCGAGCCAGCCCCCTGCATCTGCCTGGAAGAGATCACCGCCACCGAAATCTAG
- the LZTS2 gene encoding leucine zipper putative tumor suppressor 2 isoform X2, with product MAIVQTLPLPLEPAPEAATAPQAPAMGSVSSLISGRPCPGGPAPPRHHGPPGPTFFRQQDGLLRGGYEAQEPLCPAVPPRKAVPGTSFTYINEDFRTESPPSPSSDIEDAREQRARNAHLRGPPPKLIPVSGKLEKNMEKILIRPTAFKPVLPKPRGAPSLPSFLGPRAAGLSGSQGSLTQLFGGPASSSSSSSSSAADKPLALSGWASGCPSGTLSDSGRNSLSSLPTYSTGGAEPATNSPGSHLPSHGPGRGALPGPARGAPTGPSHSDSGRSSSSKSTGSLGGRVAGGLLGSGPRGSPDSSSCGERSPPPPPPPPPPSDEALLHCVLEGKLRDREAELQQLRDSLDESEGYEDRQRHWQREREALREDGTAQAQRAQRAQQLLQLQVFQLQQEKRQLQDDFAQLLQEREQLERRCATFEREQRELGPRLEETKWEVCQKSGEISLLKQQLKESQAELVQKGSELVALRVALREARAALRVSEGRARGLQEAARARELELEACSQELQRHRQEAERLREKAGQLDTEAAGLREPPVPPAMADPFLLAESDEAKAQRAAAGVGGSLRAQVERLRAELQRERRRGEEQRDSFEGERLAWQAEKEQVIRYQKQLQHNYIQMYRRNRQLEQELQQLSLELEARELADLGLAEPAPCICLEEITATEI from the exons ATGGCCATTGTGCAGACTCTGCCACTGCCACTGGAGCCTGCTCCTGAGGCTGCCACGGCCCCACAAGCTCCAGCCATGGGCAGCGTGAGCAGCCTCATCTCAGGCCGGCCCTGCCCTGGAGGGCCAGCTCCTCCCCGCCACCATGGCCCCCCTGGGCCCACCTTCTTCCGCCAGCAGGATGGGCTGCTGCGGGGTGGCTACGAGGCACAGGAGCCACTGTGCCCAGCTGTGCCCCCCAGGAAGGCTGTCCCTGGCACCAGCTTTACCTACATCAACGAGGACTTCCGGACAGAGTCACCCCCCAGCCCAAGCAGTGACATTGAGGATGCCCGAGAGCAGCGGGCACGCAATGCCCATCTCCGCGGACCCCCACCGAAGCTCATCCCTGTCTCCGGGAAGCTGGAGAAG AACATGGAGAAAATCCTGATTCGCCCAACAGCCTTCAAGCCAGTACTGCCCAAGCCTCGAGGGGCACCGTCCCTACCTAGCTTCCTGGGTCCTCGGGCCGCCGGACTGTCTGGGAGCCAGGGAAGCCTAACACAGCTGTTTGGgggccctgcctcctcttcctcttcctcctcctcctcggctgCCGACAAACCCCTGGCACTGAGTGGCTGGGCCAGTGGCTGCCCATCGGGGACGCTGTCTGACTCTGGCCGAAACTCATTGTCCAGCCTGCCCACTTACAGCACCGGGGGTGCTGAGCCGGCCACCAACTCCCCAGGCAGCCACCTGCCCTCCCACGGCCCTGGGCGGGGGGCACTGCCTGGGCCAGCCCGAGGGGCCCCTACTGGGCCCTCCCACTCGGACAGTGGCCGCTCTTCCTCTAGCAAGAGCACAGGCTCCCTGGGGGGCCGTGTGGCTGGGGGGCTCTTGGGCAGCGGTCCCCGGGGCTCCCCTGACAGTAGCTCCTGTGGGGagcgctccccacccccaccgccgcCCCCACCACCCCCTTCGGACGAGGCCCTGCTGCACTGTGTCCTGGAAGGAAAGCTCCGTGACCGTGAGGCAGAGCTGCAGCAGCTGCGGGACAGTCTGGACGAGAGTGAG GGCTACGAGGACCGGCAGCGGCACTGGCAGAGAGAGCGCGAGGCCCTGCGCGAGGACGGCACGGCCCAGGCACAGCGAGCACAGCGGGCccagcagctgctgcagctgcaggTGTTCCAGCTGCAGCAGGAGAAGCGGCAGCTGCAGGATGACTTTGCGCAGCTGCTGCAGGAACGAGAGCAGCTGGAGCGGCGCTGCGCCACCTTTGAGCGGGAGCAGCGGGAGCTCGGGCCACGGCTGGAGGAGACCAAGTGGGAG gtgTGCCAGAAGTCAGGCGAGATCTCCCTGCTGAAGCAGCAACTGAAGGAGtctcaggcagagctggtgcagaAGGGCAGTGAGCTGGTGGCCCTGCGGGTGGCGCTGCGGGAGGCCCGGGCGGCACTGCGGGTCAGTGAGGGCCGGGCACGGGGCCTCCAGGAGGCAGCCCGAGCtcgggagctggagctggaggcctGTTCCCAGGAGCTACAACGGCACCGCCAGGAGGCTGAGCGGCTACGGGAGAAAGCTGGGCAGTTGGACACCGAGGCGGCCGGCCTCCGGGAACCCCCTGTGCCACCTGCCATGGCTGACCCATTCCTCCTGGCTGAGAGCGATGAGGCCAAGGCGCAGAGGGCAGCagccggggtggggggcagcctgCGGGCCCAGGTGGAACGGCTGCGGGCAGAGCTACAGCGGGAGCGGCGGCGGGGCGAGGAGCAGCGGGACAGCTTCGAGGGGGAGCGGCTGGCCTggcaggcagagaaggagcaggTGATCCGCTACCAGAAGCAGCTGCAGCACAACTATATCCAGATGTACCGGCGAAACCGGCAGCTGGAGCAGGAGCTGCAGCAGCTCAGCCTGGAGCTGGAGGCCCGGGAGCTCGCTGACCTGGGCCTGGCCGAGCCAGCCCCCTGCATCTGCCTGGAAGAGATCACCGCCACCGAAATCTAG
- the LZTS2 gene encoding leucine zipper putative tumor suppressor 2 isoform X3 — MAIVQTLPLPLEPAPEAATAPQAPAMGSVSSLISGRPCPGGPAPPRHHGPPGPTFFRQQDGLLRGGYEAQEPLCPAVPPRKAVPGTSFTYINEDFRTESPPSPSSDIEDAREQRARNAHLRGPPPKLIPVSGKLEKGYEDRQRHWQREREALREDGTAQAQRAQRAQQLLQLQVFQLQQEKRQLQDDFAQLLQEREQLERRCATFEREQRELGPRLEETKWEVCQKSGEISLLKQQLKESQAELVQKGSELVALRVALREARAALRVSEGRARGLQEAARARELELEACSQELQRHRQEAERLREKAGQLDTEAAGLREPPVPPAMADPFLLAESDEAKAQRAAAGVGGSLRAQVERLRAELQRERRRGEEQRDSFEGERLAWQAEKEQVIRYQKQLQHNYIQMYRRNRQLEQELQQLSLELEARELADLGLAEPAPCICLEEITATEI, encoded by the exons ATGGCCATTGTGCAGACTCTGCCACTGCCACTGGAGCCTGCTCCTGAGGCTGCCACGGCCCCACAAGCTCCAGCCATGGGCAGCGTGAGCAGCCTCATCTCAGGCCGGCCCTGCCCTGGAGGGCCAGCTCCTCCCCGCCACCATGGCCCCCCTGGGCCCACCTTCTTCCGCCAGCAGGATGGGCTGCTGCGGGGTGGCTACGAGGCACAGGAGCCACTGTGCCCAGCTGTGCCCCCCAGGAAGGCTGTCCCTGGCACCAGCTTTACCTACATCAACGAGGACTTCCGGACAGAGTCACCCCCCAGCCCAAGCAGTGACATTGAGGATGCCCGAGAGCAGCGGGCACGCAATGCCCATCTCCGCGGACCCCCACCGAAGCTCATCCCTGTCTCCGGGAAGCTGGAGAAG GGCTACGAGGACCGGCAGCGGCACTGGCAGAGAGAGCGCGAGGCCCTGCGCGAGGACGGCACGGCCCAGGCACAGCGAGCACAGCGGGCccagcagctgctgcagctgcaggTGTTCCAGCTGCAGCAGGAGAAGCGGCAGCTGCAGGATGACTTTGCGCAGCTGCTGCAGGAACGAGAGCAGCTGGAGCGGCGCTGCGCCACCTTTGAGCGGGAGCAGCGGGAGCTCGGGCCACGGCTGGAGGAGACCAAGTGGGAG gtgTGCCAGAAGTCAGGCGAGATCTCCCTGCTGAAGCAGCAACTGAAGGAGtctcaggcagagctggtgcagaAGGGCAGTGAGCTGGTGGCCCTGCGGGTGGCGCTGCGGGAGGCCCGGGCGGCACTGCGGGTCAGTGAGGGCCGGGCACGGGGCCTCCAGGAGGCAGCCCGAGCtcgggagctggagctggaggcctGTTCCCAGGAGCTACAACGGCACCGCCAGGAGGCTGAGCGGCTACGGGAGAAAGCTGGGCAGTTGGACACCGAGGCGGCCGGCCTCCGGGAACCCCCTGTGCCACCTGCCATGGCTGACCCATTCCTCCTGGCTGAGAGCGATGAGGCCAAGGCGCAGAGGGCAGCagccggggtggggggcagcctgCGGGCCCAGGTGGAACGGCTGCGGGCAGAGCTACAGCGGGAGCGGCGGCGGGGCGAGGAGCAGCGGGACAGCTTCGAGGGGGAGCGGCTGGCCTggcaggcagagaaggagcaggTGATCCGCTACCAGAAGCAGCTGCAGCACAACTATATCCAGATGTACCGGCGAAACCGGCAGCTGGAGCAGGAGCTGCAGCAGCTCAGCCTGGAGCTGGAGGCCCGGGAGCTCGCTGACCTGGGCCTGGCCGAGCCAGCCCCCTGCATCTGCCTGGAAGAGATCACCGCCACCGAAATCTAG